One Porphyromonas pogonae genomic region harbors:
- the pta gene encoding phosphate acetyltransferase, with protein MDLIQNIIARAKENLQRIVLPEGLEERTLRAADMLLRDKVAHLILIGNPDQIKAKADELKLSHVAEATLLDPKNHEKKEEYKELLLKLRQAKGLTPEKAAVLVEDPLYLGCLMIKNGDADGEIAGAQNATGDVLRPALQIIKTMPGISCVSGTFLMFLQDKYFGQNGLLMFADCAVLPNPTAEQLAQIAVSTGKSARAIAAMEPRIAMLSFSTKGSAQHEMVDKVVEATRIAKEMAPDMQIDGELQADAAIIPNVAALKAPDSFVAGKANVLVFPSLEVGNICYKLVQRLGHAEAVGPILQGMAAPVNDLSRGCSVEDIYKMVAITANQAIASK; from the coding sequence ATGGATCTAATTCAAAACATTATTGCAAGGGCAAAAGAGAATCTACAGAGAATCGTTTTGCCGGAAGGTCTTGAGGAGCGTACGCTCCGTGCGGCCGATATGCTTTTGAGAGATAAGGTAGCCCATCTTATACTGATAGGTAATCCTGATCAAATAAAAGCGAAAGCAGATGAACTTAAGCTCAGCCATGTTGCTGAAGCCACACTGCTTGATCCTAAAAACCACGAAAAGAAAGAAGAATACAAGGAGCTGCTACTCAAGCTGAGACAGGCCAAGGGGCTTACTCCCGAGAAAGCTGCTGTATTGGTAGAAGACCCGTTGTATTTGGGATGTCTTATGATCAAGAATGGAGATGCCGACGGAGAGATCGCCGGTGCTCAGAATGCTACGGGTGATGTACTACGCCCCGCACTTCAGATCATCAAGACTATGCCGGGTATTAGCTGTGTAAGCGGTACCTTCCTGATGTTCCTTCAGGATAAATATTTTGGGCAGAATGGTCTGCTCATGTTTGCCGACTGCGCAGTATTGCCCAATCCTACAGCAGAGCAATTGGCTCAGATAGCTGTTTCTACAGGAAAGTCGGCTCGTGCTATTGCTGCTATGGAACCACGTATTGCCATGCTTAGCTTCTCTACCAAAGGTAGTGCTCAGCACGAGATGGTGGACAAGGTAGTGGAGGCTACACGTATAGCCAAAGAAATGGCTCCCGATATGCAGATCGACGGGGAGTTGCAGGCAGATGCGGCAATCATCCCCAATGTGGCGGCTCTCAAAGCTCCAGACAGTTTTGTGGCTGGTAAAGCCAATGTACTGGTATTCCCCTCTCTGGAAGTAGGAAATATATGCTATAAACTGGTGCAACGTCTCGGTCATGCTGAAGCTGTGGGCCCAATACTTCAAGGTATGGCAGCTCCTGTAAATGACTTGAGTCGCGGATGCTCGGTGGAGGATATTTATAAGATGGTGGCTATTACTGCCAATCAAGCAATCGCATCGAAATAA
- a CDS encoding YifB family Mg chelatase-like AAA ATPase, whose protein sequence is MLVKTYAAALQSIYATTVTIEVHSTPGVYFQLVGLPDAAVKESHDRIVSAIESSGFRFPGTHIVINMSPAHIKKEGTAYDLPLAIGILASNEIIPDDNLGKYMIMGELSLDGSLKPVKGALPIAIQARVEGFEGLILPKQNAGEAAVVNNLKVYGAESLAQVIEFLCGKKEIEQVIIDTRKEFYKQQDIFDYDFSEVKGQDNVKRAIEVAAAGGHNIILIGAPGSGKSMMAKRMPGILPPFTLSESLETTKIYSVAGKMGSRSTLLTSRPFRAPHHSISPAALVGGGSFPQPGEISLAHNGVLFLDELAEFNRNVLEVMRQPLEERKVTVARAKFTVDYPAGFMLVAAMNPCPCGYYNHPSRPCQCSPQQVQKYLGKISGPLLDRIDIQVEIVPVPFDKLSDPVEAESSTEIRARVMKAREIQNKRFENYPEIHSNAQMTPKMMQEFARPDANGLHRLKLAMERFDLSARAYDRILKVSRTIADLEGSKEIRAEHIGEAINYRSLDRESWGTQSINKSIRID, encoded by the coding sequence ATGTTGGTAAAAACTTATGCTGCTGCTTTGCAAAGCATATATGCAACCACTGTAACCATAGAAGTGCATAGCACGCCCGGTGTATACTTCCAGCTGGTGGGACTACCGGATGCGGCTGTAAAAGAGAGTCATGATCGTATAGTGTCGGCTATAGAATCGAGCGGATTTCGTTTTCCCGGCACACACATTGTCATCAATATGAGCCCTGCACATATCAAGAAGGAGGGCACGGCCTACGACTTGCCTCTTGCTATAGGAATTTTGGCCTCGAACGAGATAATCCCGGATGATAATCTCGGTAAGTATATGATCATGGGAGAGCTTTCGCTAGACGGCTCTCTCAAACCGGTCAAAGGAGCACTGCCTATAGCCATACAGGCGAGGGTGGAGGGTTTCGAAGGGCTGATATTGCCGAAGCAGAATGCAGGCGAAGCTGCTGTGGTGAATAACCTCAAAGTATACGGAGCTGAATCACTGGCGCAGGTCATAGAGTTTCTCTGTGGCAAAAAGGAGATAGAGCAGGTAATAATAGATACCAGAAAAGAGTTTTATAAGCAACAAGATATCTTTGACTATGACTTCTCGGAGGTGAAGGGACAAGATAATGTGAAAAGAGCTATCGAAGTGGCTGCCGCCGGCGGACACAATATTATATTGATAGGTGCGCCGGGGAGTGGTAAGAGTATGATGGCAAAACGTATGCCGGGCATATTACCCCCTTTTACTCTGAGCGAATCTTTGGAGACGACTAAGATATACTCTGTAGCGGGCAAGATGGGAAGCCGATCCACACTACTTACCTCAAGGCCTTTTAGAGCACCGCATCACTCCATATCACCGGCTGCTCTGGTAGGTGGAGGCTCATTCCCGCAGCCGGGCGAGATCAGCTTGGCACATAACGGGGTGCTGTTCCTTGACGAGCTTGCCGAGTTTAACAGAAACGTGCTGGAAGTGATGAGGCAACCGCTGGAAGAGCGCAAAGTAACTGTGGCAAGAGCCAAATTTACCGTGGATTATCCCGCAGGTTTTATGCTGGTGGCTGCCATGAACCCTTGTCCATGCGGGTATTACAATCATCCGTCACGCCCTTGCCAATGCTCACCTCAACAAGTACAGAAATATCTGGGTAAGATATCGGGTCCGCTTTTGGACAGAATAGATATACAGGTAGAGATTGTGCCGGTGCCTTTTGACAAGCTGTCTGATCCCGTCGAAGCCGAAAGCAGCACGGAGATACGTGCTCGTGTGATGAAGGCCAGGGAGATACAGAATAAAAGATTTGAAAATTACCCGGAAATTCATTCTAATGCGCAAATGACACCGAAGATGATGCAAGAATTTGCAAGGCCGGATGCCAATGGTTTACACCGCCTTAAGTTGGCCATGGAACGATTTGATTTGTCTGCAAGGGCTTATGACAGAATACTTAAGGTGTCTCGCACAATAGCTGATCTCGAAGGCTCGAAGGAGATCAGAGCCGAACATATCGGCGAAGCTATTAATTATAGAAGTCTCGACCGTGAGAGTTGGGGCACTCAATCTATCAATAAATCAATTAGGATTGATTAA
- a CDS encoding O-methyltransferase produces MDYKRIEQYILTHTDDEGDVLRALDRDAHVRLMRPRMISGHLQGRLLKMIVRMLKPHHIMEIGTYTGYAALCMAEGMETPDGSIHTIEVDDEMEDFIRKYLQLSPWGNKVTLHLGDAMEIIPQVMRQYKIDLVYMDANKREYIDYYHLVMQYLPVGGVILADNTLWDGKVVEDPLPTDTQTCSILAFNDLVQADKRVENLILPLRDGLSLIYKVSE; encoded by the coding sequence ATGGATTACAAAAGGATTGAACAATATATACTTACACATACTGATGATGAAGGAGATGTACTACGTGCCTTGGATAGAGACGCGCATGTAAGACTTATGCGTCCCCGAATGATATCGGGACATCTTCAGGGCCGACTGTTGAAAATGATTGTGCGCATGCTGAAGCCCCATCATATCATGGAGATAGGTACTTATACGGGATATGCAGCCCTGTGTATGGCAGAGGGTATGGAGACTCCTGACGGATCTATACATACCATAGAGGTGGATGATGAGATGGAGGATTTTATCCGAAAGTATCTGCAGCTTTCGCCATGGGGCAACAAGGTAACGCTACACCTCGGAGATGCCATGGAGATCATACCGCAAGTAATGAGGCAATACAAGATAGACCTCGTTTATATGGATGCCAACAAGCGGGAGTATATCGATTACTACCACTTGGTGATGCAGTATCTGCCCGTAGGAGGGGTGATACTCGCTGATAATACCCTGTGGGATGGAAAAGTGGTGGAAGATCCCTTACCCACTGACACACAAACGTGTTCCATACTCGCTTTCAACGACCTTGTGCAGGCCGACAAGCGGGTGGAAAACCTGATACTACCTTTGCGCGACGGACTATCGCTCATCTACAAAGTATCAGAGTAA
- the pepE gene encoding dipeptidase PepE, protein MRLLLISNSAKPGQPYLGYATPFIHDFLGNTPKKILFIPFAAVTYGFDEYVTKVNNALKDTGHVAYGIHHEAQPLKAVMEAEAIMVGGGNTFRLLSMMQELGIIPAVRERVLSAGVPYLGWSAGANVACPTICTTNDMPIVQPLDFGAFNLIDFQINPHYLDAHPTNHGGETREQRINEYLVANPDKYVIGLRENTMLRVEGNEYELKGELDARVFHYGDEPVEVAPSVLPHTLLGIRLR, encoded by the coding sequence ATGAGACTCCTTTTGATCAGTAACTCTGCCAAGCCGGGGCAACCTTACCTGGGCTATGCCACACCTTTTATCCATGATTTCTTGGGTAATACCCCTAAAAAAATACTTTTTATACCCTTTGCCGCTGTAACATATGGCTTTGATGAGTATGTAACCAAGGTCAATAATGCCCTCAAAGATACGGGACATGTTGCTTATGGGATACATCATGAAGCCCAACCCCTCAAGGCTGTCATGGAAGCTGAGGCTATCATGGTGGGCGGTGGCAATACCTTCCGCTTACTATCGATGATGCAGGAGTTGGGTATCATACCTGCTGTGCGTGAGCGAGTATTGTCTGCCGGCGTACCTTACCTCGGATGGAGTGCAGGAGCCAATGTTGCTTGTCCTACCATCTGTACTACCAATGATATGCCCATTGTACAGCCATTGGATTTTGGGGCATTCAACCTCATTGATTTCCAAATCAATCCTCACTATCTCGATGCTCATCCTACCAATCATGGAGGAGAGACGCGTGAGCAGAGGATCAATGAATATCTGGTTGCCAATCCTGACAAATACGTGATTGGCCTGCGTGAGAATACTATGCTACGTGTCGAGGGTAACGAATATGAACTCAAAGGAGAGCTCGATGCGCGCGTATTTCATTACGGAGATGAACCGGTGGAGGTCGCGCCGTCCGTATTGCCGCATACCCTGCTGGGTATCCGTCTAAGGTGA
- the tpx gene encoding thiol peroxidase → MNRNLKLFFAAILLLVPSVVFAQQTKGEVVTMGGMPIHTVGMMPKVGDTAPEATLCDTELKDVTAADFKGKKIILNVFPSVDTRTCSASVRAFNQKAADIKDAVVLCVSKDLPFAMKRFCGAEGIKNVHTLSDFRSDFGTRYGLLIADGPLKGLLARAVIVIDTDGKVLYTELVKEISKEPNYDAALKVLK, encoded by the coding sequence ATGAACCGAAATTTGAAATTATTCTTTGCAGCTATATTGCTGCTTGTTCCCTCAGTTGTTTTTGCTCAGCAAACAAAAGGTGAGGTAGTGACCATGGGTGGGATGCCCATACATACCGTGGGCATGATGCCCAAAGTGGGCGATACCGCCCCTGAAGCCACTCTTTGTGATACGGAGTTGAAGGATGTTACTGCTGCTGACTTCAAAGGCAAGAAGATAATCCTCAATGTGTTTCCCAGTGTGGATACACGTACATGTTCTGCTTCTGTAAGGGCTTTCAACCAGAAAGCAGCGGATATCAAAGATGCTGTAGTCTTGTGTGTATCCAAAGATTTGCCTTTTGCCATGAAGCGCTTTTGCGGAGCTGAAGGTATCAAAAATGTACATACGCTCTCGGATTTCCGTTCTGATTTCGGCACACGTTACGGTCTGCTTATTGCCGATGGTCCTCTCAAAGGCTTGTTGGCTCGTGCAGTCATTGTCATTGATACCGACGGTAAAGTGCTCTACACAGAACTTGTGAAAGAGATTTCCAAAGAACCCAACTACGATGCAGCACTCAAAGTGTTGAAGTAA
- a CDS encoding HIT family protein, which translates to MSSIFSKIIAGEIPSHRIAESDKFYAFLDIEPIAPGHTLVVPKKEVDYIFDLDDETLGELMIFAKKVAKGIQKAIECKRVAVAVIGLEVPHAHIHLVPIEQEGDLDFKKPRLSYTRDELARIGDRIREQV; encoded by the coding sequence ATGTCAAGTATTTTCAGTAAAATAATAGCAGGTGAGATACCCTCACACCGCATAGCCGAGTCTGATAAGTTCTATGCCTTTCTTGATATAGAGCCCATTGCTCCGGGACACACCCTGGTTGTCCCCAAGAAAGAAGTCGACTATATCTTTGACCTTGATGACGAAACCTTGGGAGAACTCATGATCTTTGCCAAGAAAGTAGCCAAAGGTATCCAAAAGGCTATTGAGTGCAAGCGCGTAGCAGTAGCCGTGATAGGGCTTGAAGTACCGCACGCCCACATCCACCTCGTACCCATAGAGCAAGAGGGCGATTTGGACTTCAAGAAACCAAGGCTGTCTTATACCCGTGACGAACTCGCAAGGATAGGAGATCGCATCAGAGAGCAGGTATAA
- a CDS encoding universal stress protein, with protein MEENKLVTVAIHTYEKAEILKTILESEGIEVFLTNINQLQPMVSAGVRVRISEKDLPKALNIIENMHWNEQLEEDAQTPETDYDKEEDEKDNNFVLIPIDFSDYTLRICKIGINYAARRGLNVVLIHAYYTPFIPSPMMIEDITAVQLSTELNLKEEMKQVMSDMEKLKRDLNDLMAQGTIPQVNFKTLLRDGTPEDVILGYAKRHRPVVIVMGTRGKGKKDSDLIGSVAAEVIDSSKVPVLVVPEGTPFDDLAKVKEVAVATSMKQNDLLLFESFIKLLGHHNPKFHIFNISLGEGKEWNQIQLEAIKDYHLRHYPTREIEVNQLEQGDFGEALEKFINREHIDLIVVNTYERGFFAKLFNPSMARRMLYHSGTPMLVMRNKPDNK; from the coding sequence ATGGAAGAGAATAAACTTGTAACAGTGGCGATTCACACTTACGAAAAAGCCGAAATACTTAAAACTATACTCGAGAGCGAAGGCATAGAAGTATTCCTGACGAACATCAATCAGTTGCAACCAATGGTGTCTGCAGGAGTAAGAGTACGTATCAGCGAGAAGGATCTGCCCAAAGCCCTCAACATCATTGAGAACATGCACTGGAACGAACAACTGGAAGAAGACGCACAAACACCCGAAACAGACTATGACAAAGAGGAAGATGAGAAAGACAACAACTTTGTACTTATCCCCATCGACTTCAGTGACTACACCCTCCGTATTTGTAAGATAGGAATCAACTATGCTGCCCGAAGGGGACTGAATGTGGTGTTGATACATGCTTATTACACGCCTTTTATCCCCAGCCCCATGATGATAGAAGACATTACTGCCGTGCAACTCTCTACGGAACTCAACCTGAAGGAAGAAATGAAACAGGTGATGAGCGATATGGAAAAGCTGAAAAGAGATCTCAATGACCTCATGGCGCAAGGCACAATACCTCAAGTCAACTTCAAGACTCTGCTGAGAGACGGCACACCCGAAGATGTGATCTTGGGCTATGCCAAACGCCACAGACCGGTAGTGATTGTGATGGGAACCCGAGGCAAAGGCAAGAAAGACAGTGACCTCATCGGTAGTGTAGCGGCAGAGGTGATAGACTCCAGCAAAGTACCCGTACTTGTGGTGCCGGAAGGAACACCTTTCGATGATCTTGCTAAAGTAAAAGAAGTGGCCGTAGCAACGAGCATGAAGCAAAATGACCTGCTGCTCTTTGAAAGCTTCATCAAATTACTGGGACATCACAATCCTAAATTCCATATCTTCAACATATCACTCGGTGAGGGCAAAGAGTGGAACCAAATACAGCTCGAAGCAATCAAAGATTATCACCTCAGACACTACCCCACACGGGAGATTGAAGTGAACCAATTAGAACAAGGTGATTTTGGAGAGGCGTTGGAGAAGTTTATCAATCGCGAACATATTGATCTTATCGTGGTCAATACTTATGAGCGTGGATTCTTTGCCAAGCTGTTTAACCCCAGTATGGCTCGCAGGATGCTCTATCACTCAGGTACACCGATGCTGGTGATGCGCAATAAACCTGACAACAAATAG
- the rfbC gene encoding dTDP-4-dehydrorhamnose 3,5-epimerase codes for MEFRTTSLSGVYLIIPKVMGDHRGYFMEFFLKEQFEQNIGTINFVQENESFSTRGVLRGLHLQRGTHSQAKLIRCVSGSFVDVVVDLRAGSPTYGQTFVTVLSAENKHQLFVPRGFAHGFLVTSDTAIAQYKVDNAYSPQSECSVRYDDEDLAIDWEGYGVSKPEFKLSDKDLKGIPFREFCPEPVL; via the coding sequence ATGGAATTTCGTACAACTTCGCTCAGCGGAGTTTATCTCATCATCCCCAAAGTCATGGGAGATCACCGCGGATATTTTATGGAGTTCTTCCTCAAAGAACAGTTTGAGCAGAATATCGGCACGATCAACTTTGTACAGGAAAACGAATCATTCTCCACACGAGGAGTACTCAGAGGATTGCATCTTCAGCGCGGTACTCATAGCCAAGCCAAACTGATACGTTGCGTTTCTGGCTCTTTTGTGGATGTGGTAGTAGATCTGCGTGCAGGATCCCCCACTTATGGACAAACGTTTGTTACCGTGCTTTCTGCTGAGAATAAGCATCAGCTCTTTGTCCCTCGCGGGTTTGCGCACGGATTCCTTGTCACTTCCGATACAGCCATAGCGCAGTACAAAGTAGACAATGCTTACTCCCCACAAAGCGAATGCTCAGTGCGCTACGACGATGAGGACCTGGCTATAGACTGGGAGGGTTACGGGGTGAGCAAGCCAGAGTTTAAACTTTCCGACAAAGACCTCAAGGGCATTCCTTTCAGAGAGTTTTGCCCCGAGCCCGTATTGTAG
- a CDS encoding putative signal transducing protein, translating into MKNNQEEQIVLLASYQSIEEAQDIQRILERAGIETFLANVNTNQLMGGLVDVGGVRIEIAESNVNEALKVLHDEGIVLPDETDSEIGKIANFADKLPLMKGQPLERKLWFIIAMMVILLGILAAIAYFTGLTSK; encoded by the coding sequence ATGAAAAATAATCAAGAAGAACAGATAGTACTGCTGGCAAGCTATCAAAGTATAGAAGAGGCGCAAGATATACAGCGCATTCTGGAAAGAGCAGGTATAGAGACCTTCTTAGCCAATGTAAATACGAATCAGTTGATGGGAGGGCTGGTAGACGTAGGCGGTGTCAGGATAGAAATTGCAGAAAGCAATGTAAATGAAGCTCTCAAGGTACTGCACGATGAAGGCATCGTACTCCCAGACGAAACAGACTCGGAAATAGGCAAAATCGCCAACTTTGCCGACAAACTCCCTCTGATGAAAGGGCAACCACTGGAGCGTAAGTTATGGTTTATTATAGCTATGATGGTAATACTGCTGGGTATTTTGGCCGCTATAGCCTATTTTACAGGACTCACCTCGAAATAA
- the greA gene encoding transcription elongation factor GreA, protein MGYSYMTKEGYEKVLAEINELESVQRPEISRQIAEARDKGDLSENAEYDAAKEAQGILEAKISQLKGVIANARIIDESQVGTDSVQILNKVTIKNTKNGTQMTYTLVSDSEANLKENKISVNTPIAKGLMGKKVGDVVEITVPSGVVTFEIIDIAL, encoded by the coding sequence ATGGGATATTCTTATATGACCAAGGAAGGCTACGAGAAAGTCTTGGCCGAAATCAACGAACTGGAATCCGTGCAAAGACCGGAGATCTCACGGCAGATTGCCGAAGCACGTGACAAAGGGGATTTATCGGAAAACGCCGAATACGATGCTGCCAAAGAGGCACAAGGTATACTTGAAGCCAAAATATCGCAGCTCAAAGGTGTTATTGCCAACGCCCGCATCATAGATGAGTCGCAGGTGGGCACTGACAGTGTACAGATACTCAACAAGGTAACCATCAAAAACACCAAAAACGGTACGCAGATGACTTACACCCTGGTATCAGACTCTGAGGCAAACTTGAAAGAAAACAAAATCTCCGTAAACACTCCCATTGCCAAGGGACTTATGGGGAAAAAAGTGGGAGATGTGGTAGAGATCACAGTGCCTTCAGGCGTAGTTACGTTTGAGATTATAGATATTGCGCTATAA
- a CDS encoding acetate/propionate family kinase, giving the protein MKVLVLNCGSSSVKYMLIDMPQGDVLAQGGVEKLGLPGSFLKFKMPNGEKVQLEKDMPDHTVAVEFILSTLMSEKYGCIKSFDEIEAVGHRLVHGGNKFSESVAINQEVIEKLRECIDLAPLHNGPNLMGIEAIMKLLPNIRQVGVFDTAFHQTMPDYAYMYALPYEMYEKYGVRRYGFHGTSHRYVSKKGAELAGLDYKNCKIITAHIGNGASMTAIVNGKSIDCSMGFTPTEGLMMGTRCGDVDPGALAFIADKEELDGKGLSDLVNKQSGVMGVSGVSSDMREIEEAINGGNKRAMLSMEMYNYRIKKYIGAYAAAMGGVDLIIFTGGVGENQWTTREIVCEGLEFMGIKVDKSVNTELRGKDAVISAADSRVKIMVVPTDEEYMIAKDTMDILS; this is encoded by the coding sequence ATGAAAGTTTTAGTACTAAACTGTGGTAGCTCGTCAGTCAAATATATGTTGATCGACATGCCCCAAGGTGATGTTTTAGCTCAGGGCGGAGTAGAGAAACTCGGCCTTCCCGGTTCTTTTTTGAAGTTTAAGATGCCTAATGGTGAGAAAGTGCAGCTTGAAAAAGATATGCCGGATCACACTGTAGCTGTCGAATTTATACTCTCAACGCTGATGAGTGAAAAGTACGGTTGTATCAAATCTTTTGACGAGATAGAAGCCGTAGGACACAGATTAGTTCATGGAGGAAACAAGTTCAGTGAGAGTGTAGCTATCAATCAGGAAGTGATTGAGAAGTTGCGCGAGTGTATCGATCTGGCTCCGTTGCACAATGGCCCTAACCTGATGGGTATAGAAGCGATAATGAAGTTGCTCCCCAACATTCGTCAGGTAGGAGTGTTCGATACCGCTTTCCACCAGACGATGCCGGACTATGCCTACATGTATGCCTTGCCTTACGAGATGTACGAGAAATATGGAGTACGCCGCTATGGCTTCCATGGCACTAGCCATAGATATGTGAGCAAGAAAGGCGCCGAACTTGCTGGGCTCGACTACAAGAACTGTAAGATCATCACTGCTCACATTGGTAATGGTGCCTCCATGACTGCCATTGTCAATGGTAAGAGTATTGACTGCTCCATGGGATTTACTCCTACTGAAGGACTCATGATGGGTACCCGCTGTGGTGATGTAGATCCGGGTGCTCTTGCTTTTATCGCTGATAAGGAAGAGCTTGATGGCAAAGGCCTGTCAGACTTGGTTAATAAGCAAAGTGGAGTGATGGGTGTAAGCGGAGTTTCGTCCGATATGCGTGAAATCGAAGAGGCTATCAATGGCGGTAACAAGCGTGCAATGCTCTCTATGGAAATGTATAACTACCGTATCAAAAAGTATATTGGAGCATATGCTGCTGCTATGGGTGGCGTAGATCTGATCATTTTTACCGGCGGTGTGGGTGAAAACCAGTGGACTACCCGTGAGATCGTATGCGAAGGGCTTGAGTTTATGGGCATCAAGGTCGACAAGTCTGTAAATACCGAGCTTAGAGGTAAAGATGCTGTTATCAGTGCAGCGGATAGTCGTGTCAAAATTATGGTGGTGCCTACTGATGAAGAATATATGATAGCCAAAGATACTATGGATATCCTTAGTTGA
- a CDS encoding alpha/beta hydrolase family protein, with protein MKKITFALFLIFTGHMLCHAQNYAGSWKGTLSFPGGSLKIVYHVAEDGDRYKATMDSPDQMVMGLPVRRVYAKADSITFDMKEIGMEFKGVLSGKDKISGKFYQNGAAFPLELSRNGGSAYDRPQTPAKPYPYQEREIRVKGKDEIVSLAGTLTFPSGDKAKHYPTVILITGSGPQDRNEEIFGHKPFLVIADSLTRAGYAVYRYDDRGTGQSSGKYASATIEDFATDAEAVFDYIKTLPEVDNKEVFLMGHSEGALIAAMVAAKNKDIAGVISMSGPVVSIKKLLLEQTSKISSLMGVSEDKIAHTSKLNMALYDLISDKTLPSDSLYPKIVRISSTYLGDELKFLPDDRQKELYRKIEAEVNSPWIRSIIDLDPATYFTQLRCPVIGLYGSKDAQVLPGNAQKLQEVCPHARVRVFDGLNHLLQPADKGLPQEYVSIPITISSDALRWLVQQLKAITPPEKK; from the coding sequence ATGAAGAAAATAACCTTTGCTCTTTTTCTTATTTTCACCGGTCATATGCTCTGTCATGCACAAAATTACGCAGGCAGTTGGAAAGGAACACTTTCTTTCCCCGGCGGATCTCTCAAGATCGTGTACCATGTGGCGGAAGATGGCGACAGGTACAAAGCCACCATGGACAGTCCGGATCAGATGGTAATGGGATTACCGGTAAGGAGGGTATATGCAAAAGCCGATTCCATCACATTTGACATGAAAGAGATCGGGATGGAATTCAAAGGAGTGCTTTCGGGCAAAGATAAGATCAGCGGCAAGTTTTATCAAAACGGAGCTGCTTTCCCTCTGGAACTATCACGAAACGGAGGTAGCGCCTATGACAGACCGCAGACTCCCGCTAAGCCGTATCCTTACCAAGAACGAGAAATCAGAGTAAAAGGGAAAGATGAAATAGTTTCCTTGGCAGGCACTCTTACATTCCCCTCCGGAGATAAAGCCAAGCACTATCCCACCGTCATACTTATAACAGGTAGCGGCCCTCAAGATAGGAACGAAGAGATCTTCGGGCATAAACCTTTTCTGGTTATTGCTGATTCCCTCACGCGAGCCGGCTATGCAGTATACCGCTACGATGATAGAGGCACGGGACAAAGTTCGGGTAAATATGCAAGTGCTACTATCGAGGATTTTGCGACAGATGCCGAGGCTGTCTTCGACTATATTAAGACACTCCCGGAAGTTGACAACAAGGAGGTCTTTCTCATGGGACACAGTGAAGGTGCACTCATTGCAGCCATGGTTGCAGCCAAGAACAAGGACATTGCAGGAGTAATATCTATGAGTGGGCCGGTAGTGAGCATCAAGAAACTGCTACTGGAACAGACATCTAAAATATCATCGCTTATGGGTGTTTCCGAAGATAAAATAGCACACACCTCTAAGCTAAACATGGCATTGTATGATCTGATTTCGGACAAGACATTGCCCAGCGACAGCCTATACCCCAAGATAGTCAGGATATCCTCAACCTATTTGGGTGACGAGCTCAAGTTTTTGCCTGATGACCGGCAAAAAGAACTTTACAGAAAGATAGAAGCCGAGGTAAACTCCCCATGGATTAGGAGCATTATAGATCTGGATCCGGCCACTTATTTCACACAGCTCCGTTGCCCCGTCATAGGTCTTTACGGCTCCAAAGATGCGCAGGTATTACCCGGCAATGCCCAAAAGCTGCAAGAGGTGTGTCCTCACGCCCGAGTGAGGGTTTTCGACGGCCTCAATCACTTGCTGCAACCGGCCGACAAGGGATTACCGCAGGAATATGTCTCTATCCCCATCACCATCAGTAGTGATGCGCTACGCTGGTTGGTACAGCAGCTCAAAGCTATTACTCCCCCTGAGAAGAAGTAA